The genome window GGCTGGAGTCCCAGTCGTTCCGGGTGCTGTGGTTAAAACAGAAAAAGACATTGATAAGGCTGTGAAGAAGATTGGGTTACCATTGATTGCTAAGCCTGACAATGGGGTAGGAGCAGCAGCAACCTTCAAGATCGAAACGCCAGAAGATGTGGACCATTTCAAGGCAGAATGGGATGGCCATACTGAGTATTTCTTTGAGAAATTCGTCACTTCTAGTGAGATTTGTACCTTTGATGGTCTGGTCGATCGCGATGGTAATATTGTCTTCTCGACGACTTTTGACTATGCCTATACGCCACTCGATTTGATGCTCTACAAGATGGACAATTCTTATTATGTTCTTAAAGAGATGGATCCAAAATTGCGTCAATACGGGGAAGCGATTGTCAAAGCCTTTGGTATGAAGGAACGTTTCTTCCACATTGAGTTCTTCCGCGATGGGGATGACTATATTGCGATCGAGTACAATAATCGCCCTGCAGGTGGCTTTACCATCGACGTCTACAACTACGCTCACTCGATTGATTTGTACCGTGGCTATGCTGCCATCGTAGCAGGGGAACCCTTCCCAGCTTCTGAGTTTGAACCCCTTTATTGCTTGGCAACTTCTCGTCGTGCCAATGCAGCCTATGCTCTGTCAGAAGAAGAAGTTTTGGCTAAATACCATGATCAATTCCGTGTCAAGAAAGATATGCCTGCAGCCTTTGCTGAGCTTCAAGGTGATTACCTTTACATGTTAACAACGCCTAGTCGTGAAGTATTAGAACAAATGATTCATGACTTTGGTCAACGCCAATCATAAGATAACGACCGGTAGGATAGGATCCTATCGGTTTTTTATATTTTAATGCAATCTCATGAAAGAAAAGTTTGTGAAATAGTTTATTTTAAGTTGAAAATGCTTATAAAACCTTCCTCCAAGGTATATAGTTTGTGAAATCATTTGAGCATTATTTTTGACAGTGCTTTCATTTTTGGCTAGAATAAAAATGAATGAATAAATGCTAAGAAAGGCGAAATGATGGCAACATTAGATAAAAGTCTCTTATTGGAAATGTTCCGTAAAATGGAAGAAATCCGTCGCATGGACTTAAAAATTGCACAGTTAGTAAAAAAAGGGAAAGTGCCAGGAATGACGCACTTTTCTGTTGGGGAAGAAGCGGCTAACGTTGGCGCGATGTTGGCTTTGAACGATGATGATTTGCTGACATCTAACCACCGTGGTCACGGACAAGCCATTGCTAAAGGAATCGATTTGAATGGCATGATGGCTGAGATCCTTGGGAAATATACCGGTACTTGTAAGGGGAAAGGCGGCTCCATGCATATCGCTGACCTCGATGCTGGTAACCTTGGTGCTAACGGGATCGTTGGTGGTGGTATGGGAATTGCAGTAGGTGCTGCCCTTACTCAACAAATGAAAAAAACTGGTAAGATTGTTGTCTGCTTCTTTGGCGATGGCGCAACCAACGAAGGTGTCTTCCACGAAGCAGTCAATATGGCTTCCATCTGGAATCTGCCAGTAATTTTCTACTGTATCAATAACGGTTACGGAATCTCTGCCGATATCAAGAAAATGACCAATATCCAGCATATCCATGAGCGTTGTGCTGCTTATGACATTCCTGGTATGTTTATTCCTGATGGGAACAACGTTATTGATGTCTATGAAGGATTTAAGAAGGCAGTCGACCATGTTCGCTCTGGTAAAGGCCCTGTCTTGATTGAAAGTGTCACCTATCGTTGGCTTGGTCACTCTTCATCTGACCCTGGTAAATACCGAACACGTGAAGAAGTCGAAGAGTGGAAGAAGAAAGATCCAATCGAAAACCTTCGCAAGTATCTCCTTGAAAATGAGATTGCGAGCGCAGAAGAATTGGATCAGATCCAAGAAGAAGTAAAAGAAGCAGTGGAAGCTTCAGTGAAATTTGCGGAAGAAAGCCCATTCCCTCCACTCGAATCAGCTTTCGAAGATATTTACGCAGACTAAGGGGGAGTAGAGAATTATGGAAACTAAATTAATGTCTTTCCGCGATACCATTATCCTTGCTATGTCTGAGGAAATGCGTCGCGACGAAAATGTATTGTTGATGGGAGAAGATGTCGGGGTTTTCGGTGGAGACTTCGGAACTTCAGTAGGAATGCTTGAGGAATTCGGTCCAGAACGTGTTCGTGACTGTCCGATTTCTGAGGCCGCGATTTCAGGTGCAGCAGCAGGTGCAGCCATGACTGGACTTCGCCCAATCGTTGATATGACCTTCATGGATTTCTCAGTAATTGCCATGGATGCTATTGTCAACCAAGCTGCTAAAACTCGCTACATGTTTGGTGGAAAAGGGCAAGTCCCGATGACAGTCCGCTGTGCTGCTGGTAATGGAGTTGGATCTGCAGCTCAACACTCCCAATCCTTGGAATCATGGTTTACTCATATTCCTGGTTTGAAAGTTGTTGCTCCTGGTACGCCTGCGGATATGAAAGGACTTCTCAAGTCATCTATCCGTGATAACAACCCCGTTATCATTCTTGAGTACAAATCAGAATTCAACCAAAAAGGGGAAGTGCCTGTTGATCCAGACTACACGATTCCACTTGGTGTCGGAGAAATCAAACGTGAAGGAACTGACGTCACTGTCGTAACCTACGGAAAAATGCTTCGTCGCGTGATGCAAGCAGCTGAAGAATTAGCAGAAGAAGGGATCTCAGTAGAAGTAGTAGACCCACGTACCTTGGTCCCACTCGATAAAGAGATCATCATTAATTCTGTCAAGAAAACAGGAAAAGTAGTTCTTGTCAATGATGCCCACAAGACAAGTGGCTATATTGGTGAAATTTCAGCTATTATCTCTGAATCAGAAGCATTTGATTACTTGGATGCACCGATCCGCCGTTGTGCGGGGGAAGATGTGCCAATGCCTTACGCACAAAACCTTGAGAATGCAATGATTCCAACAGTTGAAAGCATCAAAGATGCCATTCGGAAAACGTATAATAAAGAATAAGACATAACATAAATTATTTTATGTGAATGAAATTCGTTTTTCTCTCTCGTTTTTTATCTGAAAAATGCGACATGAGAGAGTCGAATCGATGATATTGACGAAAGAATTAGTAAGTCTACTAGGTTGACCGCCTGATAGCGGCAACCGTAGCAACTTGAGATACGCATGTATCCAAATTGCTTGTAGAATTGAACTCGGGCTAAAGTCAGTGTGAAAAAGATAAACTTTCCTAGAAACTAAGGTTTCTTCGTCAAGTTTCCTATTTTCACTTTGACTTTTGACGCCCTTAGTATCTTTTAATAGAATAGGAGAGGTCATGGCTGATGATAAGCTAAGAGCGACTCCTGCGGCCAGAAAATTAGCGGATGATCTAGGGATCAACCTCTATGATGTTTCTGGTTCAGGCGCAAACGGTCGTGTCCACAAAGAAGACGTGGAAACTTATAAAGACACAAATGTGGTTCGCATTTCACCACTTGCAAAACGAATTGCTTTAGAACACAATATTGCTTGGCAAGAAATCCAAGGAACTGGTCATCGTGGTAAGATCATGAAGAAGGACGTCCTTGCTTTCCTTCCTGAAAATATTGAGAATGAGACCATTAAGTCACCTGCTGAAATAGAGAAGGTGGAGGAAGCTCCAGATAATGTGACACCTTATGGTGAGATCGAGCGGATTCCGATGACACCAATGCGGAAGGTGATCGCTCAACGGATGGTGGAATCTTACTTGACAGCACCAACCTTCACCTTGAACTACGACGTCGATATGTCTCAAATGTTGGCTCTTCGTAAGAAGGTATTGGATCCAATCATGGAAGCCACTGGTAAGAAAGTCACTGTAACAGATTTGCTTTCTCTAGCAGTGGTTAAGACCTTGATGAAACACCCATACATCAATGCGTCATTGACGGAAGATGGCAAAACCATCATCACTCACAATTATGTCAACTTAGCGATGGCAGTTGGGATGGACAATGGACTCATGACACCGGTTGTCTATAACGCAGAAAAAATGACCTTGTCAGAGTTGGTCGTAGCCTTCAAGGATGTTATCGGACGTACCTTGGACGGGAAATTAGCTCCAAGTGAATTGCAAAACTCAACCTTTACCATTAGTAACTTAGGAATGTTTGGCGTTCAATCATTTGGACCGATTATCAACCAACCAAACTCTGCCATCCTTGGAGTTAGTGCAACGGTTGAAAAACCAGTTGTTGTAAATGGTGAAATTGTCATTCGTCCAATCATGAGCTTGGGCTTGACCATTGACCACCGCGTTGTCGATGGTATGGCTGGTGCCAAATTCATGAAAGACTTGAAAGCCTTGATTGAAGACCCGATTTCAATGTTGGTCTAATCAACGAGAGAGAATAGAAACAAGAAAAAGAGGGAAATAAAATGGCCTTAGAAGTAATTATGCCAAAAGCCGGCGTAGATATGACCGAAGGACAAATCGTCCAGTGGAATAAAAAAGTCGGCGAATTTGTAAAAGAAGGAGAAGTGCTCCTTGAAATCATGACAGACAAAGTCAGCATGGAGTTGGAAGCGGAAGAAGACGGTTACTTGATTGCTATCCTGAAAGGGGATGGAGAAACTGTTCCTGTAACAGAAGTGATCGGTTACCTTGGTGAAGAAGGGGAAAACATCCCAACCGCTGGAGCAGCAGCACCAGAAACGAGTCCAGCACCAACTGCAGCAAGTGCTTCAAACGATGACAATAAGAGCGATGATGCTTATGATATTGTAGTGATCGGTGGGGGCCCTGCTGGTTACGTATCTGCCATTAAGGCAGCTCAATTAGGTGGTAAGGTTGCTCTTGTTGAGAAATCTGAACTTGGTGGAACATGCTTGAACCGCGGATGTATCCCAACTAAGACATATCTCCACAACGCTGAAATTATCGAAAATATCGGACATGCAGCCAACCGTGGTATTATCATTGAAAATCCAAGTTTCTCAGTAGATATGGATAAACTTTTAGAAACTAAATCTAAAGTTGTTAATACCCTTGTTGGTGGTGTTGCGGGTCTTCTTCGCAGCTACGGTGTGGATGTTCACAAGGGTATCGGTACCATTACGAAAGATAAGAATGTCTTGGTTAATGGTTCTGAATTGCTTGAAACGAAGAAAATCATCCTTGCTGGTGGTTCCAAAGTCAGCAAGATTAACGTTCCAGGTATGGAATCATCCCTTGTCATGACGAGTGACGATATTCTTGAAATGAACGAAGTTCCAGAAAGCCTCGTGATCATCGGTGGCGGGGTTGTCGGGAT of Streptococcus sp. S5 contains these proteins:
- a CDS encoding thiamine pyrophosphate-dependent dehydrogenase E1 component subunit alpha; protein product: MATLDKSLLLEMFRKMEEIRRMDLKIAQLVKKGKVPGMTHFSVGEEAANVGAMLALNDDDLLTSNHRGHGQAIAKGIDLNGMMAEILGKYTGTCKGKGGSMHIADLDAGNLGANGIVGGGMGIAVGAALTQQMKKTGKIVVCFFGDGATNEGVFHEAVNMASIWNLPVIFYCINNGYGISADIKKMTNIQHIHERCAAYDIPGMFIPDGNNVIDVYEGFKKAVDHVRSGKGPVLIESVTYRWLGHSSSDPGKYRTREEVEEWKKKDPIENLRKYLLENEIASAEELDQIQEEVKEAVEASVKFAEESPFPPLESAFEDIYAD
- the lpdA gene encoding dihydrolipoyl dehydrogenase; amino-acid sequence: MALEVIMPKAGVDMTEGQIVQWNKKVGEFVKEGEVLLEIMTDKVSMELEAEEDGYLIAILKGDGETVPVTEVIGYLGEEGENIPTAGAAAPETSPAPTAASASNDDNKSDDAYDIVVIGGGPAGYVSAIKAAQLGGKVALVEKSELGGTCLNRGCIPTKTYLHNAEIIENIGHAANRGIIIENPSFSVDMDKLLETKSKVVNTLVGGVAGLLRSYGVDVHKGIGTITKDKNVLVNGSELLETKKIILAGGSKVSKINVPGMESSLVMTSDDILEMNEVPESLVIIGGGVVGIELGQAFMTFGSKVTVIEMMDRIVPAMDAEVSKNLRLILERKGMTILTDTKLQEIIEEDSKLRIKVEGKDDIIANKALLSIGRVPDLEGIGEVEFELDRGRIKVNEYMETSVPGIYAPGDINGTKMLAHAAFRMGEVAAENALKGNHAVAKLNLTPAAIYTLPEVAAVGLTEEQAREKYDVQIGKFNFAANGRAIASDAAQGFVKVIADKKYGEVLGVHIIGPAAAELINEASTIIEMEITVEEMLKTIHGHPTFSEVMYEAFADVLGLAVHSPKKK
- a CDS encoding dihydrolipoamide acetyltransferase gives rise to the protein MADDKLRATPAARKLADDLGINLYDVSGSGANGRVHKEDVETYKDTNVVRISPLAKRIALEHNIAWQEIQGTGHRGKIMKKDVLAFLPENIENETIKSPAEIEKVEEAPDNVTPYGEIERIPMTPMRKVIAQRMVESYLTAPTFTLNYDVDMSQMLALRKKVLDPIMEATGKKVTVTDLLSLAVVKTLMKHPYINASLTEDGKTIITHNYVNLAMAVGMDNGLMTPVVYNAEKMTLSELVVAFKDVIGRTLDGKLAPSELQNSTFTISNLGMFGVQSFGPIINQPNSAILGVSATVEKPVVVNGEIVIRPIMSLGLTIDHRVVDGMAGAKFMKDLKALIEDPISMLV
- a CDS encoding ATP-grasp domain-containing protein translates to MNYIVISPYYPQNFQQFTIELANKGITVLGIGQEPYEQLDETLRNSLTEYFRVENLENLDEVKRAVAFLFYKHGPIDRIESHNEYWLELDAALREQFNVFGAKPKDLKKTKFKSEMKKLFKKAGVPVVPGAVVKTEKDIDKAVKKIGLPLIAKPDNGVGAAATFKIETPEDVDHFKAEWDGHTEYFFEKFVTSSEICTFDGLVDRDGNIVFSTTFDYAYTPLDLMLYKMDNSYYVLKEMDPKLRQYGEAIVKAFGMKERFFHIEFFRDGDDYIAIEYNNRPAGGFTIDVYNYAHSIDLYRGYAAIVAGEPFPASEFEPLYCLATSRRANAAYALSEEEVLAKYHDQFRVKKDMPAAFAELQGDYLYMLTTPSREVLEQMIHDFGQRQS
- a CDS encoding alpha-ketoacid dehydrogenase subunit beta, giving the protein METKLMSFRDTIILAMSEEMRRDENVLLMGEDVGVFGGDFGTSVGMLEEFGPERVRDCPISEAAISGAAAGAAMTGLRPIVDMTFMDFSVIAMDAIVNQAAKTRYMFGGKGQVPMTVRCAAGNGVGSAAQHSQSLESWFTHIPGLKVVAPGTPADMKGLLKSSIRDNNPVIILEYKSEFNQKGEVPVDPDYTIPLGVGEIKREGTDVTVVTYGKMLRRVMQAAEELAEEGISVEVVDPRTLVPLDKEIIINSVKKTGKVVLVNDAHKTSGYIGEISAIISESEAFDYLDAPIRRCAGEDVPMPYAQNLENAMIPTVESIKDAIRKTYNKE